AATTTTGTGAAAGGTTCCTGTAAAAAGTTTCATTAACGCCTAATTCATGTCGAGTAGACCTTGTTGTTGTGAGAATTCTTAATTCATGAGTTGTAGGGAGGGATTTATGTCACCACAAACAGAGACTAAAGCAAGTGTTGGATTCAAAGCTGGTGTTAAAGATTATAAATTGACTTATTATACTCCTGAGTATGAAACCAAGGATACTGATATTTTGGCAGCATTTCGAGTAACTCCTCAACCTGGAGTTCCGCCTGAAGAAGCAGGGGCCGCAGTAGCTGCCGAATCTTCTACTGGTACATGGACAACTGTGTGGACCGATGGACTTACGAGCCTTGATCGTTACAAAGGGCGATGCTATGGAATCGAGCCTGTTCCTGGAGAAGAAAATCAATATATTGCTTATGTAGCTTACCCATTAGACCTTTTTGAAGAAGGTTCTGTTACTAACATGTTTACTTCCATTGTAGGTAATGTATTTGGGTTCAAAGCCCTGCGTGCTCTACGTCTGGAAGATTTGCGAATCCCTACTGCGTATGTTAAAACTTTCCAAGGTCCGCCTCACGGCATCCAAGTTGAGAGAGATAAATTGAACAAGTATGGTCGTCCCCTGTTGGGATGTACTATTAAACCTAAATTGGGGTTATCCGCTAAAAACTACGGTAGAGCTGTTTATGAATGTCTTCGTGGTGGCCTTGATTTTACTAAAGATGATGAGAACGTGAACTCCCAACCATTTATGCGTTGGAGAGACCGTTTCTTATTTTGTGCCGAAGCTATTTTTAAATCACAAGCTGAAACAGGTGAAATCAAAGGGCATTACTTGAATGCTACTGCGGGTACATGCGAAGAAATGATGAAAAGGGCTATATTTGCCAGAGAATTGGGAGTTCCTATCGTAATGCATGACTACCTAACAGGGGGATTCACTGCAAATACTAGCTTGGCTCATTATTGCCGAGATAATGGTCTACTTCTTCACATCCACCGCGCAATGCATGCAGTTATTGATAGACAGAAGAATCATGGTATACACTTCCGTGTACTAGCTAAAGCGTTACGTATGTCTGGTGGAGATCATATTCATTCCGGTACCGTAGTAGGTAAACTTGAAGGGGAAAGAGAAATCACTTTGGGCTTTGTTGATTTACTGCGTGATGATTTTATTGAAAAAGATAGAAGTCGCGGTATTTATTTCACCCAAGATTGGGTCTCTCTACCAGGTGTTCTGCCTGTAGCTTCGGGCGGTATTCACGTTTGGCATATGCCTGCTCTGACCGAGATCTTTGGAGATGATTCCGTACTACAGTTCGGTGGAGGAACTTTAGGGCACCCTTGGGGAAATGCACCCGGTGCCGTAGCTAATCGAGTAGCTCTAGAAGCATGTGTACAGGCTCGTAATGAGGGACGCGATCTTGCTACTGAGGGTAATGAAATTATCCGTGAGGCTACCAAATGGAGTCCTGAACTAGCTGCTGCTTGTGAAGTATGGAAGGAGATTAAATTTGAGTTTCAGGCAATGGATACTTTGGATCAATAACTTTCGTTCTCTTAATTGAATTTCAATTAAACTCGGCCCAATCTTTTACTAAAAGGATTGAGCCGAATCCAACATGCATATATTTTAGATAGATACATACTTATATAGATATAGAAAAtttcaactaaaaactcgaagacTAAACAACTCAAATCTTTCTATTTTTGTGTTGGTTGGATCCACAATTAATCCTATGGATCCTTAGGATTGGGATATTATTTTAGATCCTGTATTTTCCCTGGATCGAGACAGGTATCACAACTCTTTCCACCCATCCTGTATATTGTCCTTTTTGTTCCGTATTGTAATAGAAACTTAACTGATTATTAGTTATTAGACGAGATTTTACGAAAAAATTGTTCGTAGGAGAGAACAAATCCTTTTTTCAATACTTACACTCCTTATTATATTAGTTAATAATCCTAGTGATTGTATTGATATGCTTATTCTGATAGGAAATAAGATATTCAAATAAATTAAATGATTTTTCGTCGAATGACTATTCATCTATTGTATTTTCATGCAAATATGGAGCAAGAAAACTCTATGAAAAGATGGTGGTTCAATTCGATGTTATTTAAGAAGGAGTTCGAACACAGATGTAGGCTAAGTAAATCAATGGGCAGTCTTGGTCCTATTGAAAATGCCAGTGAAAGTAAGATCCGAATAGAAATGATACGGATAAAAACATTCAGGGTTGGGGTGGTCATGACAATTACAGTAATGTTGATCTTTTTTTTTGGCGTCAAGGACATTCGGAATTTTTTCTCTGATGATACTTTTTTAGTGAAAGATAGTAATGGGGACAGTTATTCTATATATTTTGATAttgaaaatcatatttttgaGATTGCCAATGATCATCCTTTTTGTAGTGAACTAGAAAGTTCTTTTTATCGGAATTCTAGTGATCTGAATAATGGATCTAAGAGTAAGAATCCCGACCACGATCGTTACATGGATGATACTCAGTATACTTGGAATAATCACATTAATAGTTGCATTGACAGTTATCTTCAGTACCAAATCTGTATTGATAATTACATTGTAAGTGGTAATGACAATTCCAGTAACAATAATTCCAGTAACGAGAATTCCAGTAACGAGAATTCCAGTAACGAGAATTCCAGTAACGAGAATTCCAGTAACGATTACATTTCTAGTTCCATTTCTAGTCAAAGTGAAAATAGTAGTCAAAACGAGGATATCACAACGAGTGATCAAACTATACCAGAAAGTTCTACTCATATGGGTGTAACTCAACAATACCGGCATTTGTGGGTTCAATGCGAAAATTGTTATGGATTAAATTATAAGAAATTTTTTAAATCAAAGATGCATCTTTGTGAACAATGTGGATATCATTTGAAAATGAGTAGTTCAGATAGAATCGAACTTTTGATCGATCCGGGCACTTGGGAGCCTATGGATGAAGACATGGTCTCTCTGGATCCCATTGAATTTCATTCGGAGGAGGAGCCTTATAAAAATCGTATCGATTCTTATCAAAGAAATACAGGATTAACCGAGGCTGTTCAAACAGGCAGAGGGCAACTAAACGGTATTACCGTAgcaattggggttatggattttCAGTTTATGGGAGGTAGTATGGGATCCGTAGTCGGGGAGAAAATTACCCGTTTGATTGAATACGCTACTAAAGAATTTCTACCTCTTATTATAGTGTGTGCTTCCGGAGGGGCACGCatgcaagaaggaagtgtgaGCTTGATGCAAATGGCTAAAATATCTTCTGCTTTATATGATTATCAATCAAATAAAAAGTTATTCTATGTACCAATTCTTACATCTCCTACTACCGGTGGGGTGACAGCTAGTTTTGGTATGTTGGGGGATATCATTATTGCCGAACCCAATGCCTACATTGCCTTTGCGGGTAAAAGAGTAATTGAACAAACATTGAATAAAACAGTACCCGAGGGTTCACAAGCGGCCGAGTATTTATTCCAGAAAGGCTTATTCGATCTAATCGTACCACGTAATCCTTTAAAAAGCGTTCTGAGTGAGTTATTTCAACTACACACTTTCTTTCCTTTGAATCAAAATTAGAACATTAAGTTCAATTATTTTGAGCAAACAAGTAATTAGTTTATCGGAATCCAAGTTAAAATTAGACGAATGGGGTTTTCTTTGTTGGCATAAGATCTAATTATATAAAGAATAAAAAGTCACAGAAAATCCGCCCCTTTTTCTATATTCCTGATTATTGATCAAGAAGCCTCTATTAACAAGATAAAAGATGAAATTCTTATTTTCGTGAAATTAGGCAAATCAAAAAAATATACTCTTCTcgtcatatataatgaaaatctataaaatatagaattttttcttttttttatatctTACGATAATCCTATTTTGACTAAGAATCCCTGATGGATGGGATTCTAACAAACCCTTCAATATATTCAATATAAATAGAATCTAATTAATTTTTAAGAAACTTTTTGCTTAGTAAATGAAATTCGAAGACAAGagcaaaaaatgaagaaaataatatCTCATCCATATCCTTTCaaatctttcatgtagaaagATCAAAAACTACATTATATACTCACTTAGATAGATACTTATATTTATACTTAATAGCTattaagtaataataataattccaATTTAGAATTATCAAATTATAATAAGATATCTTTATATATAATAAGATAtctttatattataaatataaaatataaataataataacaggTACAAATAGTAAATCGAGGTAGCCATTCTATGACAACTCTTAACTTTCCCTCTGTTTTGGTGCCTTTAGTAGGCCTAGTATTTCCGGCAATCGCAATGGCTTCTTTATTTCTTCATGTTCAAAAAAACAAGATTGTTTAGAGCCGATGGCACAAAAtctcatctattttttttttcaaaactgacGCTTGTATCATAACACAGATATCTATTTAGCAAAATATGGTATAAGCGGCTTCCGCCGAAAAACTCTTATGTCTCCAGAAAATGCTATAGGGATCAATGGATTCTAGCTATTTTCAAATAGACCCGAATTGACGGATAGCTGAACTGTAAAGTTGGTCTATCTATTTGGCTATCTTTAGTGAGATCGTACGAAGGGTATGTTATTAGTTTAGATCTAACGAATTTAATGAATTACTCCTAAAGGATCACATCAAACTAGTGCTAGTTGATGCGAGTTACTTCGGAAAAAAAAAGGACTAAAGTCAAATTCATTTGGGGTATTCTCTCAATTCCAAAAAAATCAACTGGATCAAGTATGAGTTGTCGATCAGAACATATATGGATAGAACCTATAACGGGGGCTCGAAAAACAAGTAATTTCTGCTGGGCTGTTATCCTTTTTTTAGGTTCATTAGGATTCTTGTTGGTTGGAACCTCGAGTTATCTTGGTAGAAATTTGATATCTTTATTTCCGTCTCAGGAAATAGTTTTTTTTCCACAAGGAATTGTGATGTCTTTCTACGGAATCGCGGGTCTTTTTATTAGCTCCTATTTATGGTGCACAATTTCGTGGAATGTAGGTAGTGGTTATGATCGATTTGATAGAAAAGACGGAATAGTGTGTATCTTTCGTTGGGGATTTCCTGGAAAAAATCGTCGGGTCTTCCTCCAATTTCTTATAAAAGATATTCAGTCTGTCAGAATAGAAGTGAAAGAAGGTATTTATGCTCGTCGTGTCCTTTATATGGATATCAGAGGCCAGGGAGCCATTCCATTGACTCGTACTGATGAGAATTTTACTCCACGGGAAATGGAACAAAAAGCTGCTGAATTGGCCTATTTCTTGCGTGTACCAATTGAAGTATTTTAAGAAATGAGCCGGAATGCTTTCTCAGCAGGAGGGCAAAAACGCAAGAATGCTCTTTTTCCATAACATAACTTAATTGAGGTTTCTTCAGAACATTCATTCGAGTCAAAGCAGACATATATGGAACAagtataaaaaaaactattttggggatcttttagATGTATCGATTTAGATGTATCGAAATATACATAActcaattcaataaaaaaataagaaacaaaTCGAAATATCTCATAATCAACCATTTAGAAATAAGGAAATTCCACCCTTTTTAACTTGTTGGAATTGAGACTTTAGAGATCATATCTTGTAATTTTTTCGAAGCTTATTTTTATACTTTTTGTGCTCCTTAATGACCAAAAAATTGAATCTCTTATAATGATAATTAGCAAATTTATGTCGTTTTTTGCCACTCATTTTTCACAATATTCTTCAGAAATTTCCCTCAATTATTCTATCCCTGACTACTCATAGTAAGTTCAATTTTTTCGAAATATTAGAGATTTTTATATAATGATAGAAAAGGAGTTCTTTCGTCTCAAAATCTGaataatattattcattattTCAATTTTTCTGGGCATTCATCGAAAGGAGATATGTGCTTCGAATTTGACCAATTGAGATATAggtaaacattattttttgattatttATCCATTCCAATTTTTCGTCTATTTCTGTatttttttctaaattcataGGTTCGATAACTTGTAATAGAACTGATGCGGGAGAGAAATATTAGATTACATAGAGTCGACGAATGAGATAGGTTCATTAACAATTCAGAGatgaaaaaatggaaaaaaagaaAGCATTCACTCCTCTTTTATATCTTGCATCTATAATATTTTTGCCCTGGTGGATTTCTCTCTCATTTCAAAAAAGTATGGAATCCTGGGTTACTAATTGGTGGAATACTAGGCAATCCGAACCTTTTTTGAATGATATTGAAGAAAAGAGTATTCTAGAAAAATTCATAGAATTAGAGGAACTCCTCTTCTTAGAGGAAATGATTAAGGAATACTCGGAGACACATCTACAAAACCTTCGTATAGGAATTCACAAAGAAACAATCCAATTAATCAAGATACACAACGAGGGTCGTATTCATACGATTTTGCACTTCTCGACAAATATAATCTGTTTCATTATTCTAAGTGGTTATTCTCTTTTGGGTAATAAAGAACTTGTTATTCTTAACTCTTGGGTTCAGGAATTCCTATATAACTTAAGTGACACAATAAAAGCTTTTTCTCTTCTTTTATTAACTGATTTATGTATCGGATTTCATTCGCCCCATGGTTGGGAACTGATGATTGGCTTTGTCTACAAGGATTTTGGATTTGTTCATAATGAGCAAATTATATCTGGCCTTGTTTCCACTTTTCCAGTCATTCTAGATACAATTTTCAAATATTGGATTTTCCGTTATTTAAATCGCGTATCTCCGTCACTTGTAGTGATTTATCATTCAATGAATGACTGAAAAATTATCTACCTAATCCAATTAGAATGTTTCTTACTTTGCAGTTGTACATAAGCAAAGCATTGAAAATCGTACTCACTCTTTATCTTTCTACCCATCCCGGAGATTCATCCTATATATTAATCCAGTCAAATTATTCCAGTAAATAACAGAATCGTGGATAGGAAACTCCATTAGTGACCTACCCCAATTTATTGTATAAATTTTCGGGATCAATGGTTGGACCATGCAAACTAGAAATAATTTTTCTTGGATAAAGGAACAGATTACTCGATCTATTTCCGTATCGCTCATGATATATATCATAACTCGTGCATCCATTTCAAATGCATATCCCATTTTTGCGCAGAAGGGCTATGAAAATCCACGAGAAGCGACTGGACGTATTGTATGCGCCAATTGCCATTTAGCTAATAAACCAGTGGATATTGAGGTTCCGCAAACGGTACTTCCCGATACTGTATTTGAAGCAGTTGTTCGAATTCCTTATGATATGCAACTGAAACAAGTTCTTGCTAATGGTAAAAAAGGGGCTTTAAATGTGGGGGCTGTTCTTATTTTACCAGAGGGTTTTGAATTAGCCCCTCCCGATCGTATTTCCCCCGAGATAAAAGAAAAGATGGGCAATCTGTCTTTTCAGAGCTATCGCCCAAATCAAAAAAATATTCTTGTCATAGGCCCTGTTCCTGGTCAGAAATATAGTGAAATCACGTTTCCTATTCTTTCCCCGGACCCCGCTACTAAGAAAGACATTCACTTCTTAAAATATCCTATATACGTAGGCGGAAACAGGGGAAGGGGCCAGATTTATCCTGACGGGAGCAAGAGTAACAATACAGTTTATAATGCTACAGCATCCGGTATAGTAAGCAAAATCCTACGAAAAGAAAAGGGGGGATACGAAATAACCATAGCGGATGCATCGGATGGACGTCAAGTGGTTGATATTATCCCGCCGGGGCCAGAACTTCTTGTTTCAGAAGGCGAATCTATCAAATTTGAGCAACCGTTGACAAGTAATCCTAATGTGGGCGGATTTGGTCAGGGAGATGCAGAAATAGTACTTCAAGATCCATTACGTGTACAAGGCCTTTTGTTCTTCTTAGCATCTGTTATTTTGGCACAAATATTTTTGGTTCTTAAAAAGAAACAGTTCGAGAAGGTTCAATTGTCCGAAATGAATTTCTAGACTCGCGGATTTATCGACCTCAAGTTTGTAAAAAGAACCAAATTTTTTTTAGTAATTATGATTATCtatgataaaaaataaaattctaaaaagCCTTTTGTTTGTTTATACTCTTTTTCTACGAGATGCCGGGAATTCCTTGTACCACATTCCTAGCCACAGTATGTAGATTGTGAAGAAGACTATTTGACTTGACCCCTTCtttctttgtttttgttttttttataaaaatttgggGTGATGTTATTATGTTGCTATTGGCAGATTAAAATGTCATAAAATGCATTTGAGTCTAATACAATGGACTTCGGCTAGATCCTATACAAAAGTAAACGCAAAATAGAACGGATAATTGAAGGGAACAAATATTTCTGGGAGGGGTTATTCGTCTTCCTAGTCTTCGACACAAGAAAGGGGTGTGAAAAATCCTTTTCTTGTGTCGAAATAATAATGATTCTTGATACTGTTCGTCAAACATTCCTAGTGTTAGTTTCTATTTTTTACAGACGTATCAGAACGTTTTTTTATAGTTATTACGTATTTTATTTATTCTTATCTTATAATAATTACGTATACTATAAATAAAAAGTGGTGGACAAACAAAAGAGGAGGGGAAAATCTGTTGAGTAAATAGAACTTCTTCAATgaacttataaaaaaaaatattctaaTTATTAAGAACTCAACGGGACCTTCTCCCTCAAATCAGACAAACAAAGAAGGGAATCCGTTGAGTTCTTACGCTTTCATGTCTACAACTCAATTCATCCGATTACTACAGGGATGAACCCAATCCGGAATATGAACCATAAAAGAAAACACCTACTAAACCGATCACAAGAATACCAGCTACAGTACCTATTATCCAAAGAGGAATTCTTCCAGTAGTATCGGCCATTTACCCCACTTCCCTCCACATTTCATCAAGTGGTCATGCTAGAGACATAAACAGTCATGGATAATTATGAGATGAGATCCTTCCGAATGGGGTAAGAGAAAGAATACCTAGAACGATTAGTCTATTATTTTAGTTCTCTCTCCTTTTCTTAATTGAAGAAATAATTGGAAAATAAAACAGCAAGTACAAAAATGAGTAATAACCCCCAGTAGAGGCTGGTACGATTCAATTCAACATTTTGTTCGTTTGGGTTTGATTGTGTCGTAGCTCTATAATTCGGATTAGGTTTATCGTTGTATGAACTGCATTGCTGATATTGACCCCAAAAAAGAAACGGTAGGTACAGCTAGGCCGTGAACAGTCAACCATCGCACTGTAAAAATTGGATAGGTTCGATCTATGGTCATTGAAGCCTCCTAAAAAGATCTACTAAATTCATCGAGTTGTTCCAAAGAATCAAAACGGCCGGTGATTAATGGAATTCCTTGTCGGTTTTCTGTGAAATACTCGTTTGGCCGAGGGCTTCCAAACACATCGTAAGCTAAACCAGTGCTGACGAATAACCAACCCGCAATGAATAGGGAAGGTATAGTAATGCTATGAATGACCCAGTAGCGAATACTGGTAATAATATCAGCAAAAGAACGTTCTCCTGTGCTTCCAGACATGCTGAGCTCCACATATTCTTGTACAGTCAAAAGGGGATCGATTCCGTAAAAGATTGGATCAGTAAATGGAAATTCACTGAAAAAAATCTTTGTGAGATCGTCAATATTGTACCGAGGGCGTCTTTAGAGTATACCGAATCAGTATAGCTATCCTTCTTCTGACACAGCAACGCACTTTCAATGAGTATTGGAAGGAGGTGCTAAATAATTTCTTTCTTCCGTTACTTGTTGTTTATCGATGTAAAATAATGTCCCATTCAATAGAAAATtattgaattgaaaataatctATTTCTCACCATTATGAGTTTAGGGCTAGAAACTGAGGATCAGGTAAAATATGAATCTGATAAGGTAGTTTCTAATAATTCATGAAATTGATTAGAATATTCCCACAATTGTAAGTAGATGTGAGATCTATAAATCTTTGTTATTCATAGTTGTAGAAGCGGTTTTTGTtggaatcttttttttttttcttttaaggaATTGGTTAATCGTCCAGTAACAAGTAAGAATAGCAAATTTTATTCGATAAACGAAAAAGaacaaagaatgaaataattggAATCACTAATAGTGCATGCATTGTTGTATTAGATCAAAATCGGAAGGTTCTTTCTTGACCTAACTACAAAAATGCAGATTTTTGGAAAGATACAAAATAGAACTTCTAAAGCAAAATAGAATAGAAATGACTAGTCTTAGAATATAGTTGAACCAAAACACCTATTTTTTTTTCGAGTGATCATGTGATAACTTTTTGTTCTCATTCATTCAAGATATTATATAAGTGAACCTATTACGGAATCTAATTAGTTAAAATCAAAGTATAAGATTACTGTTCGctctaaaatataaaatttattcgatacaaaaaaaaaaaaaaaaagaaatgataAAAAGAGGAATAATTTAATAATTTCATTCCATAATGATTCGAAAAGACTTTCATTTTAAAACGAAATTAAATGACCCAGTTCTTATTATTCGTTTCTAAGTTGAGTTGAAAAATTATCCAAGAATGAATTCGCTGATTGGCGGTATGGGTAGATGTTACAGATGATTAATCCATTTTTTTTTATACAGTTGTGACTTTCTCCTTGTTAGTGCTGTCTATAATGATAGATCAATCAAAACCTTTCaattggtatttttttttatctccTATTTTGCAAAAAAGGAAACTCAGGTAAGTGCTTTTTTATAAACATAtgtataaaaagaacatatttcaTTTAGCTCCTTCATGCTTACCATAACTAGTTATTTCGGTTTTCTACTGACGGCTTTAACTATAACCTCAGCTCTATTTATTGGTCTGAGCAAGATACGACTGATTTGAAATTCATTGCACAATTCATAAAAGGAAATCTTTCCGCGAACTTCTGTGTATTTATAGTTACTTACCGTGTCCATTGCCAATTCTTGGTCATTGAGATTCATGGTAATTCAGATTAATATTTAGGTATAGATATTACCTCTTTTTTCTCCTTTCAAACAAATTGAAATGATTGAAGTTTTCCTATTTGGAATCGTGTTAGGTCTAATTCCTATTACTTTGGCTGGATTATTTGTAACTGCATATTTACAATACAGGCGTGGCGATCAGTTGGATCTTTGATTAGATTAATTAACATCTCTTTTTTTGATTGACCTCCTCCTTTCTTTAATATCCAGGAGGTCAAATTCAGATTGCCGTTCCAGTTAGTGCTTCAACCGAATTCGATCGAAGAAGATCCGAATCACGCTCTGTAGGATTTGAACCTACGACATCGGGTTTTGGAGACCCACGTTCTACCGAACTGAACTAAGAGCGCTTTCTTATCATAAAAGATAAGACTGTAAATAAAAGGATTGGCCCCAATACATCTTGTATGCATACACTataatagtatcataacaatgaaagATTCTATATGATATGTCCAATGTGAATTGATCTCAAAAAATCCCTCGTTACTGCTCAAAGGAGCAGTAATAGGTAGGGATGACAGGATTTGAACCCGTGACATTTTGTACCCAAAACAAACGCGCTACCAAGCTGCGCTACATCCCTTCCATTGGTCTACAGTGTCATTGTAGAGAATTCTTGTCTTGTTTTCCACATCGTTATCTCCTCTATTAAAATCTAGAATTTTTATGTCCATTTCGTCTTTTTGTTCTCATTTAACATATAATAATAGTAAAATACTTCTATCTATATGAAAAATGGAATGGAACCCCTAGGAAAAATAAATGAGTTGGGGGAATATTGGGGAAGAAAGGACGTTTTTTTCTGTATTTAACAAAAAGTCAATCTTATTTACTGGATGATTGTACATTTCAATATGTTTATGTATTACAATAAAATGAAGGAGGTTTTTCAATGCGAGATCTAAAAACATATCTTTCCGTAGCACCGGTATTAAGTACTCTATGGTTCGGTTCTTTGGCAGGTTTATTGATAGAGATTAATCGTTTTTTCCCGGATGCGTTGACGTTCCCCTTTTTTTCATTCTAGTTATTGACGTGGGAAGGAATAAAGAAGATTAGAGATACAATTAAATACCAGCCCCCCCTTCTTTTCTCTTTTTTCCCTTTAAAAAATTTTAGAATAAGGGAGGAAAGAGAAAGAATAAAAGTGCATTCAACAGCTGCGAGACTTGGGTTCAGGTTGGAattaaattaatatgaaatttcTATGTATTCAATTTCTATGGAAATAGAATACAAACTGTGGTTCTAGGGAAAGAGTATTATATAAGATACTTATATGAAATACTGTACTGTGATTTGAAATCTAGTTTAGAAATCTTTCTATCTTATTTGCTATATTGATTGTAGTGAAATCTTGCATAAGAGGATAGTAAGTTACAAATTCTATTTTGTT
This sequence is a window from Lactuca sativa cultivar Salinas unplaced genomic scaffold, Lsat_Salinas_v11 Lsat_1_v11_unplaced_51, whole genome shotgun sequence. Protein-coding genes within it:
- the LOC122197868 gene encoding ribulose bisphosphate carboxylase large chain, producing MSCREGFMSPQTETKASVGFKAGVKDYKLTYYTPEYETKDTDILAAFRVTPQPGVPPEEAGAAVAAESSTGTWTTVWTDGLTSLDRYKGRCYGIEPVPGEENQYIAYVAYPLDLFEEGSVTNMFTSIVGNVFGFKALRALRLEDLRIPTAYVKTFQGPPHGIQVERDKLNKYGRPLLGCTIKPKLGLSAKNYGRAVYECLRGGLDFTKDDENVNSQPFMRWRDRFLFCAEAIFKSQAETGEIKGHYLNATAGTCEEMMKRAIFARELGVPIVMHDYLTGGFTANTSLAHYCRDNGLLLHIHRAMHAVIDRQKNHGIHFRVLAKALRMSGGDHIHSGTVVGKLEGEREITLGFVDLLRDDFIEKDRSRGIYFTQDWVSLPGVLPVASGGIHVWHMPALTEIFGDDSVLQFGGGTLGHPWGNAPGAVANRVALEACVQARNEGRDLATEGNEIIREATKWSPELAAACEVWKEIKFEFQAMDTLDQ
- the LOC122195724 gene encoding LOW QUALITY PROTEIN: acetyl-coenzyme A carboxylase carboxyl transferase subunit beta, chloroplastic-like (The sequence of the model RefSeq protein was modified relative to this genomic sequence to represent the inferred CDS: inserted 1 base in 1 codon; deleted 1 base in 1 codon) codes for the protein MIFRRMTIHLLYFHANMEQENSMKRWWFNSMLFKKEFEHRCRLSKSMGSLGPIENASESXDPNRNDTDKNIQGWGGHDNYSNVDLFFGVKDIRNFFSDDTFLVKDSNGDSYSIYFDIENHIFEIANDHPFCSELESSFYRNSSDLNNGSKSKNPDHDRYMDDTQYTWNNHINSCIDSYLQYQICIDNYIVSGNDNSSNNNSSNENSSNENSSNENSSNENSSNDYISSSISSQSENSSQNEDITTSDQTIPESSTHMGVTQQYRHLWVQCENCYGLNYKKFFKSKMHLCEQCGYHLKMSSSDRIELLIDPGTWEPMDEDMVSLDPIEFHSEEEPYKNRIDSYQRNTGLTEAVQTGRGQLNGITVAIGVMDFQFMGGSMGSVVGEKITRLIEYATKEFLPLIIVCASGGARMQEGSVSLMQMAKISSALYDYQSNKKLFYVPILTSPTTGGVTASFGMLGDIIIAEPNAYIAFAGKRVIEQTLNKTVPEGSQAAEYLFQKGLFDLIVPRNPLKSVLSELFQLHTFFPLNQN
- the LOC122197498 gene encoding photosystem I assembly protein Ycf4, which codes for MRVTSEKKRTKVKFIWGILSIPKKSTGSSMSCRSEHIWIEPITGARKTSNFCWAVILFLGSLGFLLVGTSSYLGRNLISLFPSQEIVFFPQGIVMSFYGIAGLFISSYLWCTISWNVGSGYDRFDRKDGIVCIFRWGFPGKNRRVFLQFLIKDIQSVRIEVKEGIYARRVLYMDIRGQGAIPLTRTDENFTPREMEQKAAELAYFLRVPIEVF
- the LOC122194934 gene encoding cytochrome f, producing MEKKKAFTPLLYLASIIFLPWWISLSFQKSMESWVTNWWNTRQSEPFLNDIEEKSILEKFIELEELLFLEEMIKEYSETHLQNLRIGIHKETIQLIKIHNEGRIHTILHFSTNIICFIILSGYSLLGNKELVILNSWVQEFLYNLSDTIKAFSLLLLTDLCIGFHSPHGWELMIGFVYKDFGFVHNEQIISGLVSTFPVILDTIFKYWIFRYLNRVSPINGWTMQTRNNFSWIKEQITRSISVSLMIYIITRASISNAYPIFAQKGYENPREATGRIVCANCHLANKPVDIEVPQTVLPDTVFEAVVRIPYDMQLKQVLANGKKGALNVGAVLILPEGFELAPPDRISPEIKEKMGNLSFQSYRPNQKNILVIGPVPGQKYSEITFPILSPDPATKKDIHFLKYPIYVGGNRGRGQIYPDGSKSNNTVYNATASGIVSKILRKEKGGYEITIADASDGRQVVDIIPPGPELLVSEGESIKFEQPLTSNPNVGGFGQGDAEIVLQDPLRVQGLLFFLASVILAQIFLVLKKKQFEKVQLSEMNF